A single region of the Rhodococcus sp. W8901 genome encodes:
- the ftsZ gene encoding cell division protein FtsZ, with the protein MTPPHNYLAVIKVVGIGGGGVNAVNRMIEQGLKGVEFIAVNTDAQALLMSDADVKLDVGRELTRGLGAGADPEVGRKAAEDHKDEIEEVLKGADMVFVTAGEGGGTGTGGAPVVASIARKLGALTIGVVTRPFSFEGKRRGSQAESGISALRESCDTLIVIPNDRLLQLGDAAVSLMDAFRSADEVLLNGVQGITDLITTPGLINVDFADVKSVMSGAGSALMGIGSSRGEGRSIKAAETAINSPLLEASMEGARGVLLSIAGGSDLGLFEINEAASLVQEAAHIDANIIFGTVIDDSLGDEVRVTVIAAGFDGGAPAKRPLEVQSAIGRGNIGAGRAGEVGQSERAAAAPAEPAPAAPAAPREPVGAPTGSTLPPLGGSASRAVPVSNEEGEDDDVDVPSFMRR; encoded by the coding sequence ATGACGCCCCCGCACAACTACCTCGCCGTAATCAAGGTCGTCGGTATCGGCGGCGGCGGCGTCAACGCGGTCAACCGCATGATCGAGCAGGGACTCAAGGGAGTCGAGTTCATCGCGGTCAACACCGACGCGCAGGCGCTGCTCATGTCCGACGCCGACGTCAAGCTCGACGTGGGTCGCGAACTGACCCGTGGTCTCGGCGCCGGCGCCGACCCGGAGGTCGGCCGCAAGGCCGCCGAGGATCACAAGGACGAGATCGAGGAGGTCCTCAAGGGGGCCGACATGGTGTTCGTCACCGCGGGCGAGGGTGGTGGCACCGGTACCGGTGGTGCCCCGGTCGTCGCGAGCATCGCCCGCAAGCTCGGCGCCCTCACCATCGGTGTCGTCACGCGGCCGTTCTCCTTCGAGGGCAAGCGCCGCGGTTCGCAGGCCGAGTCCGGGATCTCCGCTCTGCGTGAGTCCTGCGACACCCTGATCGTGATCCCCAACGATCGGCTGCTTCAGCTGGGCGATGCCGCCGTCAGCCTCATGGACGCGTTCCGCAGCGCCGACGAGGTGCTCCTCAACGGTGTCCAGGGCATCACCGACCTGATCACCACGCCGGGTCTGATCAACGTCGACTTCGCCGACGTCAAGAGCGTCATGTCCGGCGCCGGAAGCGCGCTCATGGGCATCGGCTCCTCCCGTGGGGAGGGCCGGTCGATCAAGGCCGCCGAGACCGCGATCAACTCGCCGCTGCTGGAAGCGTCGATGGAGGGCGCGCGCGGAGTGCTGCTGTCGATCGCCGGCGGTTCGGACCTGGGTTTGTTCGAGATCAACGAGGCGGCGTCGCTGGTCCAGGAGGCCGCGCACATCGACGCGAACATCATCTTCGGAACGGTGATCGACGATTCGCTCGGCGACGAGGTTCGCGTCACCGTGATCGCCGCGGGCTTCGACGGCGGAGCGCCGGCCAAGCGGCCGCTCGAGGTCCAGTCGGCCATCGGCCGCGGGAACATCGGCGCAGGACGGGCCGGCGAGGTCGGGCAGTCCGAGCGCGCCGCGGCGGCACCCGCCGAGCCCGCACCGGCGGCTCCGGCGGCTCCGCGTGAGCCGGTCGGCGCGCCCACGGGGTCGACCCTGCCGCCGCTGGGTGGCAGTGCTTCCCGTGCAGTACCGGTCAGCAACGAGGAAGGCGAAGACGACGACGTCGATGTGCCTTCCTTCATGCGCCGTTGA
- a CDS encoding cell division protein FtsQ/DivIB, protein MTADRRGRPRSGRPDARRSRGDRTRRSSPRQATSSGRRDGNGPESEAKTADRGSEERARARSLRRKVFLIATAVVVVLGGLGAALWFSPMMSVRQVEYVGDGFLTAEEVLPVAGIADGTPLLRVDTAAAAKRVAGIPRVAEARVQREYPSTVRVTVRERIPVVFFDSPDGTHLMDATGVDYAVEPPPFGVVRLVTPTPTEADHATQAALEVLGSLPEAVRVQVSEVAAPTISSVSVTLVDGRVVVWGGVDDSERKSAVVSALLTQPGRIFDVSSPELPTVK, encoded by the coding sequence GTGACGGCCGATCGTCGGGGTCGACCCCGCAGCGGCCGGCCCGATGCGCGCCGGTCGCGCGGCGATCGCACGCGCCGGAGTTCGCCGCGCCAGGCGACGTCGTCCGGTCGGCGCGACGGGAACGGACCGGAGTCGGAGGCGAAGACCGCCGATCGCGGTTCGGAGGAGCGGGCGCGCGCCCGGTCGTTGCGGCGCAAGGTTTTCCTGATCGCGACCGCCGTGGTGGTCGTGCTCGGCGGCCTCGGCGCCGCGCTGTGGTTCAGCCCGATGATGTCGGTCCGTCAGGTCGAGTACGTCGGTGACGGCTTCCTCACCGCGGAGGAGGTCCTGCCGGTCGCGGGGATCGCGGACGGGACTCCACTGCTGCGGGTCGACACCGCGGCAGCGGCCAAGCGTGTCGCGGGGATACCCCGGGTCGCGGAAGCGCGGGTGCAGCGCGAATATCCGTCGACCGTGCGGGTGACCGTCCGCGAGCGGATTCCGGTGGTGTTCTTCGATTCCCCGGACGGAACGCATCTGATGGACGCCACCGGGGTGGACTACGCCGTCGAGCCGCCGCCGTTCGGTGTGGTGCGACTCGTCACGCCGACACCGACCGAGGCCGACCACGCCACCCAGGCTGCGCTGGAGGTGCTCGGGTCGCTGCCGGAGGCGGTCCGGGTCCAGGTGTCCGAGGTTGCCGCACCGACGATTTCGAGTGTCTCGGTTACTCTGGTGGACGGCCGTGTCGTGGTGTGGGGCGGTGTCGACGATTCCGAGAGGAAGTCGGCAGTGGTCTCCGCACTGTTGACACAGCCCGGTCGGATCTTCGATGTGTCGAGTCCCGAACTGCCCACAGTAAAGTGA